A part of Solenopsis invicta isolate M01_SB chromosome 2, UNIL_Sinv_3.0, whole genome shotgun sequence genomic DNA contains:
- the LOC105196457 gene encoding protein mab-21, translating to MLVPPDMISSHSRMVYQFNKYFGERVMNRKSQVAKTIQEVCRVVQDVLKEVEVQEPRFISSLTDYNGRFDGLDVISPTEFEIVIYLNQMGVLNFVDDGTLPGCAVLKLSDGRKRSMSLWVEFITASGYLSARKIRSRFQTLVAQACDKCTYRDSVKMIADTTEVKLRIRERYVVQITPAFKCAGLWPRSASHWPIAHIPWPHPNIVAEVKAEGFDMLSKECIGLQGKQSAMEGDAWALSFIDAENRLLQGASRKRCLSILKTLRDRHLDLPGNPVTSYHMKTLLLYECEKHPHEAEWDEACLAERINGIFLQLISCLQCRRCPHYFLPNLDLFKGKSPSGLENAAKQVWRLTRELLTNSRALEKL from the coding sequence ATGCTGGTACCGCCTGATATGATTTCGTCCCACTCCAGGATGGTCTATCAGTTCAACAAGTACTTCGGCGAACGGGTGATGAATAGGAAGAGTCAGGTGGCGAAGACCATTCAGGAAGTGTGTCGAGTCGTGCAGGACGTGCTAAAAGAGGTGGAAGTGCAGGAGCCGAGATTCATCTCGTCCTTGACGGATTATAACGGCCGGTTCGACGGCCTCGACGTCATCTCGCCGACGGAGTTCGAGATCGTCATCTATCTGAATCAGATGGGCGTGTTGAACTTTGTGGATGACGGCACCCTGCCGGGCTGCGCCGTGCTGAAGCTCAGCGACGGACGCAAGAGATCCATGTCCCTCTGGGTCGAATTCATCACCGCATCCGGTTACTTGTCAGCAAGAAAGATTCGCTCGAGATTCCAGACGCTAGTGGCGCAGGCCTGCGACAAGTGCACGTACAGAGACTCGGTGAAGATGATCGCCGACACCACCGAGGTGAAGCTACGGATACGCGAGCGATACGTCGTGCAAATTACGCCGGCTTTCAAGTGCGCTGGACTGTGGCCCAGGTCAGCCTCCCACTGGCCGATCGCGCATATACCCTGGCCGCACCCGAACATCGTCGCCGAGGTGAAAGCGGAGGGCTTCGATATGCTCTCGAAGGAATGCATAGGCCTGCAGGGAAAGCAGTCCGCCATGGAGGGCGACGCCTGGGCGTTGTCGTTTATCGACGCGGAGAATCGATTGTTGCAAGGCGCGAGCAGAAAGCGTTGCCTCAGTATACTGAAGACGCTTAGGGACCGGCACCTTGATCTACCGGGAAATCCGGTCACCAGCTACCACATGAAAACCCTACTGCTCTACGAGTGCGAGAAACACCCGCACGAGGCGGAATGGGACGAGGCTTGTCTGGCCGAGCGAATAAACGGCATTTTTCTGCAGCTAATTTCTTGCCTTCAATGTCGCAGATGCCCGCATTATTTCCTACCGAATCTCGATCTCTTCAAGGGAAAATCGCCCAGCGGTTTGGAGAACGCCGCGAAGCAGGTGTGGAGACTCACCAGGGAGTTACTCACGAACAGTCGTGCGCTCGAGAAACTGTAG